Proteins from a single region of Paramormyrops kingsleyae isolate MSU_618 chromosome 9, PKINGS_0.4, whole genome shotgun sequence:
- the LOC140592626 gene encoding sterile alpha motif domain-containing protein 3-like isoform X2, which translates to MDHVPLEDPLGHQIVLDHDGVGEDDLNFREHINAMNNELCRRQPDFPNIMDRMKRTLYKRVEYMAKPTVEVMEMFPFLQVPELMHHEMRLRFGQDMELSLQNALSLLTPNIIRAAQHGSQKELLSSLLRTEANTDNLQKSVAILILPALFKENSKFLYCLNEEPPSSFPTIILHDSETPLLASRASIKMDEVTITSGEMDIPHALQCLLEVYFIFGVQYPKQIKHTLSFAERYLFQMANGQKPVSIPVLKLYIQICS; encoded by the exons ATGGACCATGTGCCTCTGGAGGACCCACTTGGACATCAG ATTGTACTGGACCATGATGGTGTTGGGGAGGATGACCTGAATTTTCGAGAGCACATAAATGCCATGAATAATGAGCTGTGCCGGCGACAGCCAGACTTCCCCAATATAATGGACCGAATGAAGCGCACGCTATATAAGAGGGTTGAATATATGGCCAAGCCAACTGTGGAGGTGATGGAGATGTTCCCCTTTCTTCAGGTGCCAGAGCTG atGCATCATGAAATGAGGTTGCGTTTTGGTCAGGACATGGAGCTAAGCCTTCAAAATGCCCTCAGTCTGTTGACACCCAACATCATCAGGGCAGCTCAACATGGTAGTCAGAAGGAGCTGCTGTCCAGCCTGCTAAGGACCGAGGCTAACACAGATA ACCTTCAAAAGAGTGTTGCCATCCTTATCCTGCCAGCACTTTTCAAGGAGAACTCAAAGTTTCTTTATTGTTTAAATGAG GAACCACCCAGCTCATTTCCAACCATCATCCTTCATGATTCAGAGACTCCCCTCCTTGCCAGCAGAGCATCTATAAAGATGGATGAAGTCACCATCACAAGTGGAGAGATGGACATACCACATGCTCTCCAATGCCTGCTGGAAGTTTACTTCATCTTTGGTGTGCAGTACCCCAAGCAGATAAAGCACACCTTGAGTTTTGCAGAGCGTTATTTATTTCAAATGGCAAATGGACAAAAACCTGTGTCTATTCCTGTACTAAAACTGTACATTCAGATTTGCTCATAA
- the LOC140592626 gene encoding sterile alpha motif domain-containing protein 3-like isoform X3, with amino-acid sequence MDHVPLEDPLGHQRAKRHRSEYTIQTSWGDCNPTQKIVLDHDGVGEDDLNFREHINAMNNELCRRQPDFPNIMDRMKRTLYKRVEYMAKPTVEVMEMFPFLQVPELMHHEMRLRFGQDMELSLQNALSLLTPNIIRAAQHGSQKELLSSLLRTEANTDNLQKSVAILILPALFKENSKFLYCLNEEPPSSFPTIILHDLRKLQVKLITKRPMM; translated from the exons ATGGACCATGTGCCTCTGGAGGACCCACTTGGACATCAG AGGGCAAAGAGGCACAGAAGTGAATATACAATCCAGACGTCTTGGGGGGATTGTAATCCGACACAAAAG ATTGTACTGGACCATGATGGTGTTGGGGAGGATGACCTGAATTTTCGAGAGCACATAAATGCCATGAATAATGAGCTGTGCCGGCGACAGCCAGACTTCCCCAATATAATGGACCGAATGAAGCGCACGCTATATAAGAGGGTTGAATATATGGCCAAGCCAACTGTGGAGGTGATGGAGATGTTCCCCTTTCTTCAGGTGCCAGAGCTG atGCATCATGAAATGAGGTTGCGTTTTGGTCAGGACATGGAGCTAAGCCTTCAAAATGCCCTCAGTCTGTTGACACCCAACATCATCAGGGCAGCTCAACATGGTAGTCAGAAGGAGCTGCTGTCCAGCCTGCTAAGGACCGAGGCTAACACAGATA ACCTTCAAAAGAGTGTTGCCATCCTTATCCTGCCAGCACTTTTCAAGGAGAACTCAAAGTTTCTTTATTGTTTAAATGAG GAACCACCCAGCTCATTTCCAACCATCATCCTTCATGA
- the LOC140592626 gene encoding sterile alpha motif domain-containing protein 3-like isoform X1 — MDHVPLEDPLGHQRAKRHRSEYTIQTSWGDCNPTQKIVLDHDGVGEDDLNFREHINAMNNELCRRQPDFPNIMDRMKRTLYKRVEYMAKPTVEVMEMFPFLQVPELMHHEMRLRFGQDMELSLQNALSLLTPNIIRAAQHGSQKELLSSLLRTEANTDNLQKSVAILILPALFKENSKFLYCLNEEPPSSFPTIILHDSETPLLASRASIKMDEVTITSGEMDIPHALQCLLEVYFIFGVQYPKQIKHTLSFAERYLFQMANGQKPVSIPVLKLYIQICS, encoded by the exons ATGGACCATGTGCCTCTGGAGGACCCACTTGGACATCAG AGGGCAAAGAGGCACAGAAGTGAATATACAATCCAGACGTCTTGGGGGGATTGTAATCCGACACAAAAG ATTGTACTGGACCATGATGGTGTTGGGGAGGATGACCTGAATTTTCGAGAGCACATAAATGCCATGAATAATGAGCTGTGCCGGCGACAGCCAGACTTCCCCAATATAATGGACCGAATGAAGCGCACGCTATATAAGAGGGTTGAATATATGGCCAAGCCAACTGTGGAGGTGATGGAGATGTTCCCCTTTCTTCAGGTGCCAGAGCTG atGCATCATGAAATGAGGTTGCGTTTTGGTCAGGACATGGAGCTAAGCCTTCAAAATGCCCTCAGTCTGTTGACACCCAACATCATCAGGGCAGCTCAACATGGTAGTCAGAAGGAGCTGCTGTCCAGCCTGCTAAGGACCGAGGCTAACACAGATA ACCTTCAAAAGAGTGTTGCCATCCTTATCCTGCCAGCACTTTTCAAGGAGAACTCAAAGTTTCTTTATTGTTTAAATGAG GAACCACCCAGCTCATTTCCAACCATCATCCTTCATGATTCAGAGACTCCCCTCCTTGCCAGCAGAGCATCTATAAAGATGGATGAAGTCACCATCACAAGTGGAGAGATGGACATACCACATGCTCTCCAATGCCTGCTGGAAGTTTACTTCATCTTTGGTGTGCAGTACCCCAAGCAGATAAAGCACACCTTGAGTTTTGCAGAGCGTTATTTATTTCAAATGGCAAATGGACAAAAACCTGTGTCTATTCCTGTACTAAAACTGTACATTCAGATTTGCTCATAA